A stretch of the uncultured Desulfobacter sp. genome encodes the following:
- a CDS encoding ABC transporter substrate-binding protein has translation MRLLQLPQSAILYTLITLVLILSCNGADASNKVALQLAWKHQFQFAGYYAALHKGYYRRVGLEVTLVEGGVGKFAKEEVLGGRVQYGVAGAELLLHRKHGDPFVVLAPIFQHSPSILLVRKDSGIINIQGLIDKKVMLLPGYKDADILVAFLNEGISSDQYQRLDQSYNIEDLIKQRTHAVSAYVTNEPWQMQQKGVAPLVISPMAYGVDFYSDCLFTSEKEIKHHPERVQKFLLASLGGWEYAMDHPQEIIDLLSGQYKVNKTKAHLEYEAREIRKIMMPDLIEIGHMNPGRWQHIKQTYEKLGLIEADFSLDGFLYTPQQTLDYQQFKQIFFGAMGFIALFAVGSGILFLFNRKLAAEVKERKQAQKEIAKQKQKAEQYLQVATVMFVSLDVDGKVNMVNEKACTILQCIKEDIIGQNWFDMFVTKSAQYDAKNAFKKMITGNTSGPEYYENKIIASNGEIKYIAWHTNTVKDAHGKLVGVLCCGDDLSEKRKLQEQLIQSQKMESIGSLAGGIAHEFNNILTIILGNNEMNMRELSELSPARRRARRIEDAGIRGRDVVKQLLTFSRQDSPALQRTDIKSTVQGAMKLIQSSAPANILIKQNISENIFPVFGNGTQINQVIINLCGNAIDAMSEKGGVLTVTLRNEIIEDRFAGPHPSLSPGKYAKLIVEDNGIGMDEKTRERVFEPYYTTKPLGKGTGIGLAVVHGIIKRHRGFIDVHSQLDRGTTFTLFFPAYDAIRPEQKFVLNRV, from the coding sequence ATGCGACTTTTGCAATTACCCCAGAGCGCCATTCTTTACACCCTCATCACATTGGTGTTGATTCTTAGCTGTAATGGGGCCGATGCGTCAAACAAAGTGGCCTTGCAGTTGGCATGGAAACACCAATTCCAGTTTGCCGGATACTATGCAGCGCTTCATAAAGGCTATTACCGTCGGGTCGGCCTTGAGGTTACCCTCGTTGAAGGCGGTGTCGGTAAATTTGCCAAAGAAGAAGTCCTCGGTGGCCGTGTTCAGTATGGTGTTGCCGGCGCCGAACTGCTTTTGCACCGTAAACACGGAGATCCGTTTGTCGTACTTGCCCCTATTTTTCAACATTCACCCTCTATTCTTTTGGTCAGAAAAGACTCGGGTATCATTAACATTCAAGGACTTATCGATAAAAAAGTCATGTTGCTTCCAGGGTATAAAGACGCAGATATTCTGGTGGCGTTTTTGAACGAAGGCATATCTTCTGATCAATACCAGCGGCTTGATCAATCCTATAATATTGAAGATCTTATCAAACAGCGGACCCACGCAGTCAGTGCCTATGTAACCAACGAGCCCTGGCAAATGCAGCAAAAAGGTGTGGCCCCTCTGGTCATTTCTCCCATGGCCTATGGTGTGGACTTTTACAGCGATTGTCTGTTTACCTCGGAAAAAGAAATTAAACATCATCCCGAACGGGTGCAAAAATTTCTTCTCGCCTCACTGGGGGGTTGGGAATATGCCATGGATCATCCCCAGGAGATTATTGACTTACTTTCAGGACAGTACAAGGTAAATAAAACAAAAGCGCATCTTGAGTATGAAGCCCGGGAAATCAGGAAAATAATGATGCCCGATCTTATTGAAATCGGACACATGAATCCGGGCCGCTGGCAACACATCAAGCAAACATACGAGAAGCTGGGGTTGATTGAGGCCGATTTTTCACTGGATGGATTTCTATATACTCCCCAACAAACACTGGACTATCAACAGTTCAAACAAATTTTCTTTGGTGCAATGGGCTTCATCGCTTTATTTGCCGTCGGCAGTGGAATTTTATTTTTATTTAACCGAAAATTGGCCGCAGAGGTTAAAGAGCGCAAGCAGGCCCAAAAAGAAATTGCAAAACAAAAACAAAAAGCTGAACAATATCTGCAAGTGGCAACAGTCATGTTCGTAAGCCTTGATGTTGACGGTAAAGTCAATATGGTCAATGAAAAGGCCTGCACCATATTGCAATGCATCAAAGAAGATATTATCGGCCAAAACTGGTTTGACATGTTTGTGACTAAATCCGCGCAATATGATGCCAAAAATGCGTTCAAAAAGATGATTACCGGCAATACCAGCGGCCCGGAGTATTACGAAAATAAAATCATCGCCTCAAACGGGGAAATAAAATATATTGCCTGGCATACGAACACAGTCAAGGATGCCCACGGAAAACTTGTCGGCGTGCTTTGTTGCGGTGACGATCTTTCTGAAAAACGAAAGCTGCAGGAGCAGCTGATCCAGTCACAAAAAATGGAATCCATCGGCAGTCTTGCCGGTGGCATTGCCCATGAGTTCAACAACATACTTACAATCATTCTTGGTAATAATGAAATGAATATGCGCGAGCTGTCAGAATTAAGTCCGGCCCGGCGGCGCGCCAGGAGAATAGAGGACGCCGGTATACGGGGCAGAGATGTTGTAAAACAGCTTTTAACCTTCAGCAGGCAGGACAGCCCCGCCCTACAGCGCACTGACATAAAATCTACAGTGCAAGGGGCCATGAAGCTGATTCAATCATCAGCACCGGCCAATATCCTGATTAAACAAAACATCTCAGAAAACATCTTCCCTGTTTTCGGCAACGGGACCCAGATCAACCAGGTGATTATCAATTTATGTGGGAATGCCATTGATGCCATGTCCGAGAAGGGAGGAGTTCTGACAGTGACGCTGCGCAATGAAATTATAGAAGACCGTTTTGCCGGTCCCCATCCCTCGTTAAGCCCGGGCAAATATGCAAAATTAATTGTTGAGGACAATGGCATTGGAATGGACGAAAAGACCCGCGAACGCGTGTTTGAACCATATTATACAACAAAACCATTGGGCAAGGGAACCGGCATAGGGTTAGCGGTTGTCCATGGGATTATCAAAAGACATAGAGGGTTTATAGATGTCCATAGTCAGTTAGACAGAGGAACGACATTCACGCTTTTTTTCCCGGCCTATGACGCAATCCGGCCGGAACAAAAATTTGTTTTAAATCGTGTTTGA
- a CDS encoding cupin domain-containing protein: protein MKATHYTDIQGTQINNDLVKHVTGRVLIGKGDGAPNFCMRRFDVEPGGYAPRHTHDWEHEIYVVEGKGEVLLGDQWHSVSPGTAVYIPPNVDHQIKNNSDGHLAFLCLVPSAAPEM from the coding sequence ATGAAAGCAACCCATTACACGGATATCCAGGGTACACAGATAAACAACGACTTGGTCAAACATGTCACAGGCCGGGTACTCATCGGCAAGGGCGACGGGGCGCCAAATTTTTGCATGAGAAGATTTGACGTTGAACCCGGCGGTTATGCGCCCCGACATACCCATGACTGGGAGCATGAAATTTATGTGGTTGAAGGCAAAGGCGAGGTACTCCTTGGGGATCAATGGCATAGTGTTTCCCCGGGGACTGCGGTCTATATTCCCCCCAATGTTGACCACCAAATCAAAAACAACTCGGATGGACACCTTGCGTTTCTGTGCCTGGTGCCTTCGGCAGCCCCGGAGATGTAG
- a CDS encoding transglutaminase-like domain-containing protein — MKTVPLTMAAALIFWGHQTGYLIPACVMGIIIEFSRVIKVRWDPSLDQVNKISDSCVVCLAGTIIYFVSMEIETALVNILRYLPVFTFPLIAVQEYSAAGDFDVRSLYLFKKKIIRATKAIRINLSFGFIIICLVSAASVNSSLFPYYPVALGIIAVVLFFQRTRGADIRIWGSAVIVAAIMGFFLQEGCHHAQKVMFRRAWHRMFHDSADPIRGTTALGRIGRLKPSNKIVFRVIPPEKDHGGTYLLKEAAYTFLSGSVWTATQNKFEPVPLSESGGVIVGRQSVSNYRKTEKQQTGHPKPPWPTLTILTRMKKAKGVLRAPENALEINGSTISDVTTNGLGTFVENDAPGFMIYDVRYGDPGTKIRPPDKLDLLIPDREKALFQTLAVELGLGPDKSIQTEILPEIKKYFLANFSYTLDLKTGNTTSPITEFMTRTRAGHCEYFATATVLLLRAAGIPARYVVGYMAFEKSVMEDKIVVRSKHAHAWTEVFVNGQWIFFDTTPPSWAAEEKSHFLQTAIPDLFSLMGYGLALLRWGNPENQKKLLWLLVPLGILIIRRLLKKEKKKKKSHSRTGNNSPSGPMTDTPDFYIRKLEAELIRSGFSRKPHETYEQFFIRIKEKAFSRQDIPSLITIIRIHKQLRFGPQPISDKDVARLKSQTDQLVQNLSNPASAPDNPSIAETGIDNSDPDS; from the coding sequence ATGAAGACCGTTCCCCTGACCATGGCTGCAGCCCTTATTTTCTGGGGGCACCAGACCGGATATTTGATTCCGGCCTGTGTTATGGGCATTATTATCGAGTTTTCCCGAGTCATCAAGGTACGATGGGATCCCTCTTTAGACCAGGTGAATAAGATCAGCGACAGCTGTGTGGTCTGCCTTGCCGGTACCATTATTTATTTTGTTTCAATGGAGATCGAAACGGCTTTAGTGAACATATTGCGTTACCTCCCTGTTTTCACCTTTCCTTTGATAGCTGTTCAAGAATACAGTGCAGCAGGGGACTTTGATGTGCGTTCCCTCTATCTGTTCAAAAAAAAAATTATAAGGGCAACCAAAGCAATCAGAATAAATCTAAGTTTTGGGTTTATCATCATCTGCCTGGTCTCTGCGGCGTCAGTAAACAGCAGCCTGTTCCCCTATTACCCTGTTGCCCTTGGTATTATTGCTGTTGTACTCTTTTTCCAGCGTACCAGGGGAGCAGATATCCGGATATGGGGTTCAGCCGTTATTGTTGCCGCGATCATGGGATTTTTCCTGCAAGAAGGATGTCATCATGCCCAGAAGGTTATGTTCCGGCGGGCCTGGCACAGGATGTTTCACGACAGCGCCGACCCCATCAGGGGAACAACGGCTTTAGGACGCATTGGACGGCTCAAGCCTTCCAACAAAATTGTTTTCAGAGTCATCCCGCCTGAAAAGGATCATGGGGGCACCTATCTTCTAAAAGAGGCCGCGTATACTTTTCTGTCAGGCAGCGTCTGGACCGCAACCCAAAACAAATTTGAACCAGTACCCCTATCCGAGAGCGGGGGGGTTATCGTGGGCAGACAATCTGTTTCAAACTATCGGAAAACAGAAAAACAGCAAACGGGGCACCCCAAGCCGCCTTGGCCAACGCTGACCATCCTGACCCGGATGAAAAAGGCCAAAGGGGTTTTAAGAGCCCCTGAAAACGCACTTGAAATCAACGGCAGTACCATTTCCGATGTCACCACAAACGGACTTGGCACATTTGTGGAAAATGATGCCCCGGGCTTTATGATCTATGATGTCCGGTATGGCGATCCCGGCACCAAGATCCGGCCGCCGGACAAACTTGACCTGCTCATCCCGGATCGGGAAAAGGCATTGTTCCAAACCCTGGCGGTTGAACTCGGGCTTGGGCCGGATAAATCAATTCAAACAGAGATATTGCCCGAAATCAAAAAATATTTCCTGGCAAATTTCAGCTACACCCTTGATCTTAAAACAGGTAATACAACATCTCCCATCACGGAATTTATGACCCGGACCCGGGCAGGACACTGCGAATATTTTGCAACAGCGACAGTATTGCTTCTTCGTGCCGCCGGCATCCCCGCAAGATATGTAGTCGGGTATATGGCTTTTGAAAAAAGCGTGATGGAAGACAAAATCGTTGTGCGCTCAAAACATGCCCACGCCTGGACCGAAGTTTTTGTCAACGGCCAATGGATTTTTTTTGATACAACCCCGCCCTCATGGGCCGCTGAAGAAAAAAGCCATTTCCTGCAAACCGCAATTCCGGACCTGTTTTCCCTGATGGGATACGGTTTGGCCCTGCTGCGCTGGGGCAATCCGGAAAACCAAAAAAAATTGCTGTGGCTTCTGGTGCCCCTGGGTATCCTGATTATCAGACGTTTGCTCAAAAAAGAGAAAAAAAAGAAGAAAAGCCACAGTCGTACCGGGAACAATAGTCCGTCAGGCCCCATGACGGATACCCCTGACTTTTATATCAGAAAACTTGAAGCGGAACTTATCCGTTCCGGGTTTTCAAGAAAACCCCATGAAACCTATGAACAATTCTTCATTCGCATCAAAGAAAAGGCCTTCTCCCGGCAGGATATCCCATCACTTATTACCATTATCCGCATTCATAAACAGCTGCGTTTCGGACCCCAGCCCATTTCCGACAAGGACGTGGCACGATTAAAAAGTCAAACAGATCAGCTGGTTCAAAACCTGTCCAATCCGGCCAGTGCGCCCGATAACCCATCCATTGCCGAAACAGGCATTGACAATTCAGACCCGGATTCTTAA
- a CDS encoding DUF58 domain-containing protein, whose protein sequence is MEKRSTTFLYQAYARFARFGFWRKNKFSMAGNFLIYALILTACLGLDTFRSTVYQLFSLLLSVFTVSAALSFRSPKGLWAKRILPEYGTAGTLVSYTILVENKTGRLKKGFEIRERFSNATPSLQAFANTREPHEHLRNPWDRKLKVHRWNWLTQQKQNAVLATSQVPVVPPASQVSIRTELTPLNRGYIYLKGFTFLKKEPLGFMRAFYHTTCEARLLVLPRRYRVPELELPGFRKHHTGGIALTSKVGNSDEFISLREYRPGDPMRLIHWKSLAKTGKLIIRENRDEHFVRHALILDTHAPEDATQAFEVAVSIAASYAANLVTGESLLDLFFAGNRVYHYASGRGLLGNTKFLEILALIQSTKDKDFAQVSQAVLKYKQLLSGCILIFTCLDNERLDFLNNLRANGITTTAFLVAGEHEPAPGSPVYLIDPNNIEVGLSKAGQRP, encoded by the coding sequence GTGGAAAAGAGATCAACAACATTTCTTTACCAGGCGTATGCCCGCTTTGCCAGGTTCGGTTTCTGGAGAAAAAACAAATTTTCCATGGCCGGTAATTTTTTAATCTATGCCTTGATCCTGACGGCCTGCCTTGGCCTGGATACCTTTAGAAGCACGGTTTACCAGCTGTTCTCACTGTTACTCTCTGTGTTTACTGTTTCTGCCGCGCTATCTTTTAGATCCCCAAAAGGGCTTTGGGCCAAACGGATTCTGCCGGAATACGGCACCGCAGGTACCCTTGTCAGCTATACCATCCTTGTTGAAAACAAGACAGGCCGCCTTAAAAAAGGATTTGAAATCCGGGAGCGCTTCAGCAACGCGACGCCCTCCCTGCAAGCGTTTGCCAATACCAGGGAGCCCCATGAGCATTTGCGAAATCCCTGGGACAGAAAGCTTAAAGTACACCGCTGGAACTGGCTGACCCAACAAAAACAGAACGCTGTTCTCGCAACCAGCCAGGTGCCGGTTGTTCCTCCAGCAAGCCAGGTGTCCATCCGGACGGAACTGACGCCGTTGAACCGGGGGTATATTTATTTAAAAGGATTCACCTTTCTTAAAAAAGAGCCCCTAGGGTTCATGCGCGCCTTTTATCATACTACCTGTGAAGCCAGGCTCCTTGTTCTGCCCCGGCGCTATCGTGTCCCGGAACTGGAACTGCCCGGGTTCAGAAAACACCATACCGGCGGCATTGCCCTGACATCAAAGGTGGGCAACTCCGATGAATTCATCTCATTAAGGGAATACAGACCTGGTGACCCCATGCGCCTGATCCATTGGAAAAGCCTTGCCAAAACAGGAAAACTCATTATCCGGGAAAACCGGGATGAACATTTTGTCAGGCATGCCCTGATCCTGGACACCCATGCACCCGAAGACGCAACCCAGGCATTTGAGGTGGCCGTAAGTATCGCCGCCTCCTACGCGGCAAACCTTGTCACGGGCGAGTCCTTGCTGGATCTTTTCTTTGCAGGCAACCGGGTCTATCATTATGCGTCAGGCAGGGGGCTTTTGGGCAACACAAAATTTTTAGAAATCCTTGCATTGATACAATCCACAAAAGACAAAGACTTTGCACAGGTCTCCCAAGCCGTACTCAAGTACAAACAGCTTTTAAGCGGCTGCATATTAATATTCACCTGCCTGGACAATGAACGCTTAGACTTTCTCAACAACTTGAGAGCGAACGGCATCACCACAACCGCCTTTCTTGTGGCTGGAGAACATGAACCTGCCCCCGGCAGTCCTGTTTATCTGATTGATCCCAACAATATTGAAGTCGGTTTGAGCAAAGCAGGACAACGCCCATGA
- a CDS encoding MoxR family ATPase gives MTGFDTYTKLFKSITRVIKGQDHTITMLLSGVAAGGHILLEDAPGNGKTTLAKALAFSADANFKRIQFTPDLLPSDVCGVSIFDPSTQQFRLHKGPVFTNILLADEINRASPRTQSALLEAMAESQVSIDGKILKLNDFFFVIATQNPVESRGTYPLPEAQMDRFALKLSMGYVGPDDEVTILTNQETKDPVTTVIPCVTKSEILEMKQAADHVFISQELKYYIVNLVGQTRTHKGITLGAGHRASITLMKTAKAYALFSGSDFVTPEHIQELAIPVMAHRLVLDPEYSFSGNSSTGIIHDIVRATKAPG, from the coding sequence ATGACGGGATTTGACACCTACACAAAACTGTTTAAAAGCATTACCCGTGTTATAAAAGGCCAGGATCATACCATTACGATGCTGCTTTCAGGCGTTGCCGCAGGCGGTCATATCCTGCTTGAAGATGCACCCGGCAACGGCAAAACCACACTGGCCAAAGCCCTTGCGTTTTCAGCAGATGCAAACTTTAAAAGAATCCAGTTCACACCGGATTTATTGCCCTCGGATGTCTGCGGCGTCTCCATCTTTGACCCGTCAACACAGCAATTCAGGCTTCATAAAGGCCCGGTCTTTACCAATATTCTTTTGGCCGACGAAATCAACCGGGCATCGCCGAGAACCCAGTCCGCCCTGCTTGAAGCCATGGCCGAATCCCAGGTCAGCATTGACGGCAAAATTTTAAAACTCAATGACTTCTTTTTTGTCATCGCCACCCAGAACCCTGTGGAATCCAGGGGTACCTATCCGTTGCCCGAAGCCCAGATGGACCGCTTTGCCTTAAAATTGTCCATGGGCTATGTGGGACCCGACGACGAGGTGACGATCCTGACAAACCAGGAGACGAAAGATCCGGTGACGACAGTGATCCCCTGTGTGACGAAATCGGAAATTCTGGAAATGAAACAAGCGGCTGACCATGTATTTATCAGCCAGGAACTCAAATATTATATTGTAAACCTTGTGGGGCAAACCCGGACCCATAAAGGCATCACCCTGGGTGCCGGGCACAGGGCCTCCATCACCCTGATGAAAACGGCCAAAGCCTACGCCCTTTTTTCAGGCAGTGATTTTGTTACCCCCGAACATATTCAGGAACTGGCCATACCGGTGATGGCCCACCGCCTGGTCCTGGACCCGGAATATAGTTTCTCGGGGAACTCAAGCACAGGGATCATTCACGATATCGTCAGAGCGACCAAAGCGCCGGGGTAG
- a CDS encoding UDP-glucose--hexose-1-phosphate uridylyltransferase, whose amino-acid sequence MLKHNALKPNPENQTHRRFNLLTGEWILVSPHRMDRPWTGQRAAPENGQDDRYDPGCDLCPGNRRASGQTNPMYTQPFVFTDDFSVLLPDTVMGKFSLDDLLQIAPESGLCRVICYTPRHDLTMARMTEDQIRAVIDVWLDECNTLGQKKNIAYIQIFEDKGEMMGSPHPHGKIWASSSIPNLILKEDFRQQCYMQDHDRCLLCDYLERELNEEKRIVFANDSFVCLVPFWAIWPFETMILPRRHMGAINFMNEKEKTDLAGIIRQLGICYDNLFETSFPYSMGIHQQPIIKGPTGTSAIWHFHFHYYPPLLHTNGIKKQMAGYEILAMPQRDITPEQAAGMLRSQHSIHYLEKPKNKRET is encoded by the coding sequence ATGTTAAAACACAACGCATTAAAACCAAACCCAGAAAACCAGACCCACAGGCGGTTCAACCTTCTGACCGGGGAATGGATCCTGGTTTCGCCACACCGAATGGACCGCCCCTGGACCGGACAGCGGGCAGCCCCTGAGAACGGGCAAGACGACCGGTATGATCCCGGATGCGACCTGTGCCCAGGCAACCGGCGGGCTTCGGGTCAAACCAACCCAATGTACACCCAACCCTTTGTCTTCACCGATGACTTTTCGGTTCTGCTGCCTGATACGGTCATGGGAAAGTTTTCTTTGGACGACCTGCTCCAAATAGCGCCTGAATCGGGCCTGTGCCGGGTCATCTGTTATACGCCCCGGCATGATCTGACCATGGCCCGCATGACCGAAGATCAAATCCGGGCCGTCATTGATGTCTGGCTTGATGAATGCAATACGCTGGGGCAGAAAAAAAATATTGCCTACATCCAGATTTTTGAAGACAAGGGCGAAATGATGGGCAGTCCCCATCCCCATGGAAAGATCTGGGCCAGCAGTTCTATTCCCAACCTGATTTTAAAAGAGGACTTTAGGCAGCAGTGCTACATGCAGGACCATGACCGTTGCCTGTTGTGCGACTACCTTGAACGGGAACTCAATGAAGAAAAACGCATTGTTTTTGCCAACGATTCCTTTGTATGCCTGGTACCTTTCTGGGCGATCTGGCCCTTTGAAACCATGATTCTCCCCCGGCGCCATATGGGGGCCATTAACTTCATGAATGAAAAAGAGAAGACGGATCTTGCCGGCATCATCCGGCAACTGGGAATTTGTTATGATAATTTATTTGAAACATCGTTTCCCTATTCCATGGGGATCCACCAGCAACCCATTATAAAAGGGCCGACCGGTACAAGTGCCATCTGGCATTTCCATTTTCACTATTATCCGCCGCTTCTGCACACCAACGGGATAAAAAAACAGATGGCAGGCTATGAAATACTGGCCATGCCCCAGCGGGACATCACCCCGGAACAAGCCGCCGGCATGCTCAGGTCACAGCACAGTATCCATTACCTTGAAAAACCAAAAAATAAAAGAGAGACATGA
- a CDS encoding HD domain-containing phosphohydrolase: MDEKILSQYKNEISASFLDNLTGLYNHGIFQTLLEEEIKRAQRYGDPFSLALIDIDSFAAYNKQHSPTAGDQALIEIANLIQDNLRDPDIASRFSEDSFAVILPKCSINEAYNALDRIRTSIERYKNKSLTVSIGTASFPMQAGGRDTLIQKANEALIQAKLKGKNRICCLDEDQEDYTTENSKVLIVDDEPKNVKLLDAILKPFKYNVFKAYNGEDALSVIKSVDIDLVLLDVMMPVMDGFEVCRRIKQNEATRLIPIIMLTALDDTASRIEGIEAGVDDFITKPPNRIELTARIKSLLRFNEMNKKLTHVESVIITMANAIEAKDAYTQGHIERVAGLCVELGKRIRLSEAQLDALWLSGILHDIGKIAVPTSILNKPGPLDDSEYEVMKTHAEAGYKICLPLEKILGEGLDAIRHHHEKLDGSGYPDGIKGDDISVVARILSIVDIFDALDSDRPYRESMPRSTIFKILYEEASTGKLDITIVDHLAELLEHK; this comes from the coding sequence ATGGATGAAAAGATACTATCGCAGTATAAAAATGAAATTAGTGCTTCGTTTCTAGATAATTTAACGGGGTTATATAATCATGGTATTTTTCAGACATTGCTTGAGGAAGAGATCAAACGCGCTCAAAGATATGGGGATCCCTTTTCGTTAGCCTTAATTGATATTGATTCGTTCGCAGCTTATAATAAACAACACTCTCCCACGGCCGGTGACCAGGCTTTAATTGAAATCGCTAATTTAATCCAGGACAATTTGCGTGATCCGGACATTGCATCCCGATTCTCTGAGGACTCTTTTGCTGTTATTCTGCCTAAATGTTCGATCAATGAAGCATATAATGCTCTGGACCGTATTCGAACTTCCATTGAACGATATAAAAATAAATCTTTGACCGTCAGTATAGGCACGGCTTCTTTTCCCATGCAGGCCGGCGGTCGTGATACGCTTATCCAAAAAGCAAATGAGGCCTTAATCCAGGCAAAGTTGAAAGGAAAAAACAGGATTTGCTGTTTGGACGAGGATCAAGAAGATTATACTACAGAAAACAGCAAGGTGTTGATCGTAGACGATGAGCCAAAAAACGTAAAGTTGTTGGATGCCATTTTAAAGCCGTTTAAATATAATGTATTTAAAGCTTATAATGGCGAAGATGCCCTGTCTGTTATCAAATCCGTTGATATTGATCTCGTTCTTCTGGACGTTATGATGCCGGTAATGGATGGGTTTGAAGTGTGCAGAAGGATTAAACAAAATGAAGCCACCCGGCTGATTCCCATCATCATGCTTACGGCGCTTGATGACACAGCGTCGCGTATAGAAGGCATTGAAGCCGGTGTAGACGATTTTATAACCAAGCCGCCCAACAGGATTGAACTCACTGCCAGAATAAAATCGTTGCTTCGGTTCAATGAAATGAATAAAAAATTAACCCATGTGGAAAGCGTCATCATTACCATGGCCAATGCCATTGAAGCAAAAGATGCTTACACTCAGGGTCACATTGAACGGGTTGCTGGCCTATGCGTTGAACTTGGCAAAAGGATAAGGCTTTCGGAGGCACAGCTGGATGCACTGTGGTTAAGCGGCATACTTCATGATATCGGAAAGATCGCAGTCCCTACGAGCATTTTAAATAAGCCCGGCCCCCTTGATGACAGCGAATATGAAGTTATGAAAACCCATGCGGAAGCGGGGTATAAAATTTGTCTTCCTTTGGAAAAAATTTTAGGCGAAGGCTTGGATGCCATTCGGCATCATCATGAAAAACTTGATGGAAGTGGTTACCCTGATGGAATTAAAGGGGATGATATATCGGTTGTCGCAAGGATTTTAAGCATTGTTGATATCTTTGATGCGTTAGATAGTGACCGTCCCTATCGAGAAAGCATGCCAAGAAGCACGATATTTAAAATTTTATATGAAGAGGCCAGCACAGGAAAGCTGGATATAACCATTGTTGATCACTTGGCCGAACTTCTTGAACATAAATAA